A part of Neovison vison isolate M4711 chromosome 6, ASM_NN_V1, whole genome shotgun sequence genomic DNA contains:
- the MON1A gene encoding vacuolar fusion protein MON1 homolog A — protein sequence MAADMQRKRSSGCPDGTLAPSDGQNMERAESPTPGLAQGMEPGAGQEGAMFVHARSYEDLTESEDGAASGDSPKEGAGGPPPLPADMRQISQDFSELSTQLTGVARDLQEEMLPGSSEDWPESSGAVGRPAPEPPREGAGEGDEEEAAEAWRLHQKHVFVLSEAGKPVYSRYGSEEALSSTMGVMVALVSFLEADKNAIRSIHADGYKVVFVRRSPLVLVAVARTRQSAQELAQELLYIYYQILSLLTGAQLSHIFQQKQNYDLRRLLSGSERITDNLLQLMARDPSFLMGAARCLPLAAAVRDAVSASLQQARARSLVFSILLARNQLVALVRRKDQFLHPIDLHLLFNLISSSSSFREGEAWTPVCLPKFNAAGFFHAHISYLEPDTDLCLLLVSTDREDFFAVSDCRRRFQERLRKRGAHLALREALRTPYYSVAQVGIPDLRHFLYKSKSSGLFTSPEIEAPYTSEEEQERLLGLYQYLHSRAHNASRPLKTIYYTGPNENLLAWVTGAFELYMCYSPLGTKASAVSAIHKLMRWIRKEEDRLFILTPLTY from the exons ATGGCTGCTGACatgcagaggaagagaagcagcggATGCCCTGATGGCACATTGGCTCCTTCTGATGGGCAGAATATGGAGAGAGctgagagccccacaccaggacTGGCTCAGGGAATGGAGCCAG GTGCCGGGCAGGAGGGTGCCATGTTCGTCCATGCCCGTTCCTACGAGGACCTGACGGAGTCGGAGGATGGGGCAGCTTCTGGGGACAGCCCTAAGGAGGGTGCTGGGGGTCCCCCACCACTGCCTGCAGACATGCGCCAGATCAGCCAGGACTTCAGTGAGCTGAGCACCCAGCTGACGGGTGTGGCCCGAGACCTGCAGGAGGAGATGCTGCCAGGAAGCTCTGAGGACTGGCCAGAGTCTTCTGGGGCAGTTGGGCGGCCAGCCCCAGAACCCCCCAGGGAGGGCGCAGGCGAGGGGGATGAGGAGGAGGCTGCTGAGGCATGGCGACTGCACCAGAAGCACGTCTTTGTGCTGAGCGAGGCGGGGAAGCCCGTGTACTCCCGCTATGGGTCAGAGGAGGCACTTTCCAGCACCATGGGTGTCATGGTGGCCCTGGTGTCCTTCCTGGAGGCAGACAAGAATGCCATTCGTTCTATCCACGCAG ATGGCTACAAGGTAGTATTCGTGCGCCGGAGCCCACTGGTGCTGGTGGCCGTGGCGCGCACGCGGCAGTCGGCGCAGGAACTGGCGCAGGAGCTGCTCTACATCTACTATCAGATCCTGAGCCTTCTTACGGGCGCGCAACTGAGCCACATCTTCCAGCAGAAGCAGAACTACGACCTGCGGCGCCTGCTGTCGGGCTCGGAGCGCATCACCGACAACCTGCTGCAGCTCATGGCGCGAGACCCCAGCTTCCTCATGGGGGCGGCGCGCTGCCTGCCCCTGGCGGCAGCCGTGCGCGACGCGGTGAGTGCCAGCCTGCAGCAGGCGCGCGCCCGCAGCCTCGTCTTCTCCATCCTGCTGGCGCGCAACCAGCTGGTGGCGCTAGTGCGCCGCAAGGACCAGTTCCTGCACCCCATCGACCTGCACCTGCTCTTCAACCTCATAAGTTCCTCCTCGTCCTTCCGTGAGGGCGAGGCCTGGACGCCTGTGTGCCTGCCCAAGTTTAATGCAGCCGGCTTCTTCCACGCGCACATCTCTTACCTGGAGCCTGACACcgatctctgcctgctgctcgtCTCCACCGACCGGGAGGACTTCTTTGCAGTATCTGACTGCCGCCGCCGCTTTCAGGAGCGCCTGCGGAAGCGGGGAGCCCACCTGGCGCTGCGGGAGGCCCTGCGCACGCCCTACTACAGCGTTGCTCAAGTGGGCATCCCCGACCTGCGTCACTTCCTCTATAAGTCAAAGAGCTCAGGACTCTTTACCAG CCCTGAGATTGAGGCCCCGTACACCAGTGAAGAGGAACAGGAGCGGCTGCTGGGCCTCTACCAGTACCTGCACAGCCGAGCCCACAATGCCTCCCGCCCACTCAAGACCATCTACTACACAGGCCCCAATGAGAACCTCCTGGCCTGG GTGACAGGTGCCTTTGAGCTCTACATGTGCTACAGCCCCCTGGGCACCAAGGCATCGGCCGTCAGTGCCATCCATAAGCTGATGCGCTGGATCCGCAAGGAAGAAGACCGCCTCTTCATCCTCACACCCCTCACCTACTGA